One window of Sardina pilchardus chromosome 2, fSarPil1.1, whole genome shotgun sequence genomic DNA carries:
- the snai2 gene encoding zinc finger protein SNAI2: MPRSFLVKKHFNSSKKPNYSELEGPTVFISPCLYKSHPMPLIPQPEILSSVAYNPITVWTTSNLPLSPLPSDLSPVSGYPSSLSDTSSKDHSGSESPRSDDDDRMLTKLTDPLAVEAEKFQCSLCSKSYSTYSGLMKHKQLHCDAQTRKSFSCKYCEKEYVSLGALKMHIRTHTLPCVCKICGKAFSRPWLLQGHIRTHTGEKPFSCPHCSRAFADRSNLRAHLQTHSDVKKYQCKNCSKTFSRMSLLHKHEESGCCVAH, from the exons TTGAAGGTCCAACAG TATTTATTTCACCATGCCTTTACAAAAGTCATCCAATGCCGCTCATCCCTCAACCGGAGATTCTTAGCTCTGTGGCATATAACCCTATCACGGTATGGACTACGAGCAATTTGCCACTCTCCCCACTCCCAAGTGACCTATCGCCTGTGTCAGGATACCCATCCTCGCTCTCAGACACGTCTTCCAAAGACCACAGCGGTTCGGAGAGCCCCAGGAGCGATGACGATGATCGCATGCTCACTAAGCTCACGGACCCTCTCGCCGTGGAGGCTGAAAAGTTTCAGTGCAGTTTGTGTAGCAAGTCGTACTCCACGTACTCCGGGTTGATGAAGCACAAGCAACTGCACTGCGACGCACAAACGAGGAAATCTTTTAGCTGTAAATATTGCGAGAAGGAGTACGTCAGTCTTGGAGCTTTAAAGATGCACATCAGAACTCACACGCTGccttgtgtctgcaagatatgTGGGAAAGCTTTCTCTAGACCTTGGTTGCTTCAGGGGCATATTCGAACACATACAG gcGAGAAGCCCTTTTCCTGCCCACACTGTAGCAGGGCCTTCGCCGACAGATCCAACCTCAGGGCTCACCTCCAGACCCACTCGGATGTGAAAAAATACCAGtgcaaaaactgttccaaaacCTTCTCCAGAATGTCTCTTCTGCACAAGCATGAGGAATCTGGCTGTTGTGTAGCACACTGA